Part of the Cytobacillus sp. IB215665 genome, TAAAATGAAAATTGAATAAAATTTCTTAGCGTGGTATAGCAACAAAGTATATGTAATGATCCTTTATAAAAGATAGGGTGAAACTTGTGGCAACAACTTTAGAGAAAGCTATTTTAATAGACAGTTTGGTAGAAAATTATTTGGCTGGAGGTTAAATGATGAAATAAATGTATTCCAAGAGGAAAAGAACAATGTAACTACAAGTAGTTAGAAAAAACCACCTTACGAAAATAATGAAATAAATCCAAATAATACGATTGTATATACGCTCAACGAGATCAAAAATAATGAGAAAAACAACGATATTTCATGGGAATTTTTATTAATTACAATGACTAGCAGTTTAAAACTCTAATAGCAGTAGTAACATATCAACAAGGAATAAGAGTCTAGATAAATATTTAATGGAAACAATGTAAGATAATTTTAGTTTGCATACTATCGACGGTTAGCTTTTCCTTATCTACGGTGTTATAATGTTGCTAATGTTATCTCTAGACAATTTAATTAAAAATACTTAGATATTTTGTGGATAAATATAATTAATTAATCTAGCAGCAAGGAGTTCGGTTATGAAAACACTTCAAAGAACCGTATTGATTGGATTAGGAACAGTTGCTTTAATATGTGGTGTCATAGGTATCATATTACCCTTAATACCGACTACACCTTTTTTATTACTAGCGGGTTTTTGTTATGCTAAATCATCGAAAAAATTATATGATAAGTTAATGAATAATAAAATACTTGGGGAGTATATAAAAAACTATCGAGAGCATAAAGCGATCCCTATGAAACCCAAAATAATAGGGATTTTGATTATTTGGAGCTCAGTATTTTATACATTTTTCTTTTTGTCAGCCGGAATATATCTTAAAGTTATATTCTTTATTGGTGCAGTTGTAATCACTTATTTGATTTTATCAATTAAAACGTTGAAACGTGACATAACAGCTTAGAGAGGGTGCATTTATGCATCTTTTTTGTTGGTTGTTACAATATCGCATAATGATAAATACTTTCAATGAATAATTCAGACAGCATTCGTATTCTAAAACTGTTTTTACTTATTAGAGTATGGTCAATAATTTGAGAGCATCTTTATTTTTACTATAAATTAATCCATGGTAGAGGA contains:
- a CDS encoding YbaN family protein, which translates into the protein MKTLQRTVLIGLGTVALICGVIGIILPLIPTTPFLLLAGFCYAKSSKKLYDKLMNNKILGEYIKNYREHKAIPMKPKIIGILIIWSSVFYTFFFLSAGIYLKVIFFIGAVVITYLILSIKTLKRDITA